From the genome of Triticum aestivum cultivar Chinese Spring chromosome 3B, IWGSC CS RefSeq v2.1, whole genome shotgun sequence, one region includes:
- the LOC123070650 gene encoding uncharacterized tRNA/rRNA methyltransferase slr0955 isoform X2: MLHSGLSKSQPIPLLAGASSPRRALLAGLLRAGYFSKSATSSPALRPSATRASTRAATTPRDPSRFGLGHRVSFSTAPDGSDSVGGGGRSLPWLAAGSVDSGVPTARASAGRSSSWESSADKFFSKGDQSARVETLEDSVSYKEGGIGGEENEPIDNPKWGRIKDKFRRNVARDEGSRDRGERFEKPDVRRWNKQEDRGERFDKPDVRRWSKQEDRGERFDKPDVRRWNKQEDRGERFRGERFNQPDVRRWNKQEDRGRKTWKEVGESTVPKMVGEGVYGVGPVLAALTAGRREFYALYTQEGMDLSRSNKKKKDKRGIEKVLLMAETIGLKVIEASKHDLNMVVDNRPHQGLVLDASPLEMVNTKELERVRVHGGKAPVWIALDEVMDPQNLGAIIRSAYFFGAEGVVLCAKNSAPLSGVVSKASAGSLELIELLSCRNMMQFLSSSAENGWRVLGGTVAPKAIPLSEVTTGEPTILVLGSEGTGLRPLVERSCTHLVKIAGNADGFVVEEEIDATDADIGEEGDNYSGNQDMKSFLAVESLNVSVAAGVLLYHLAGKNVHPVTEKPSISPV, translated from the exons atgCTCCACTCCGGCCTCTCCAAGTCCCAGCCCATACCGCTCCTCGCGGGAGCGTCTTCGCCTCGCCGCGCCCTCCTCGCCGGTCTCCTCCGCGCCGGGTACTTCTCTAAGTCCGCTACCTCCTCACCTGCGCTTCGTCCGTCCGCCACCCGTGCGAGCACTAGGGCGGCGACTACGCCGCGAGATCCCTCGCGCTTCGGCCTGGGACATAGGGTCTCGTTCTCAACTGCACCAGATGGTTCTGAttcggtcggcggcggcgggaggtcgCTCCCTTGGCTAGCAGCGGGGAGCGTCGATAGCGGCGTCCCCACCGCAAGGGCTAGCGCCGGACGCTCCTCCTCGTGGGAGAGCTCCGCTGATAAGTTCTTCTCTAAAGGCGACCAAAGTGCGCGAGTAGAGACATTGGAAGATAGCGTTTCATACAAGGAGGGGGGAATTGGAGGGGAGGAGAATGAACCAATTGACAATCCCAAGTGGGGGCGGATTAAGGATAAGTTCCGGCGCAATGTGGCAAGGGATGAAGGGTCCCGTGACCGTGGTGAGAGGTTTGAAAAGCCGGATGTGAGGCGGTGGAACAAGCAAGAGGACCGTGGTGAGAGGTTTGACAAGCCGGATGTGAGGCGGTGGAGCAAGCAAGAGGACCGTGGTGAGAGGTTTGACAAGCCGGATGTGAGGCGGTGGAACAAGCAAGAGGACCGTGGTGAGAG GTTTAGAGGGGAGAGGTTCAACCAGCCAGATGTAAGGCGGTGGAACAAGCAAGAGGACCGGGGCAGGAAGACATGGAAGGAGGTAGGGGAATCGACAGTGCCAAAGATGGTTGGGGAGGGGGTTTACGGCGTTGGGCCGGTACTTGCCGCTCTCACGGCTGGGAGGAGGGAGTTTTATGCATTGTACACACAGGAAGGAATGGATTTGAGCAggagcaacaagaagaagaaggacaaaagggggattgaGAAGGTGCTGCTGATGGCAGAGACTATTGGGCTTAAAGTTATTGAGGCGTCAAAGCATGACCTCAACATGGTGGTGGATAACCGTCCACATCAAGGTCTGGTGCTTGATGCATCACCCTTGGAAATGGTGAATACTAAGGAGTTGGAACGAGTCAGGGTTCATGGTGGCAAGGCACCAGTCTGGATAGCTTTGGATGAGGTTATGGACCCTCAGAATTTGGGAGCCATAATTAGATCAGCCTACTTCTTTGGTGCGGAGGGTGTTGTCTTGTGCGCTAAGAACTCTGCTCCATTGAGTGGAGTAGTGAGCAAAGCTAGTGCAGGCTCGCTTGAGTTGATTGAGCTGCTTTCGTGTAGGAATATGATGCAGTTTCTGTCTTCATCAGCTGAAAATGGGTGGCGAGTTCTTGGTGGTACCGTCGCTCCAAAAGCTATACCTCTCTCTGAAGTTACCACAGGGGAGCCAACAATTCTGGTGTTGGGCAGTGAAGGCACCGGTCTGAGGCCCCTGGTTGAGCGCTCCTGCACACATTTGGTCAAAATTGCTGGTAATGCTGATGGATTTGTTGTAGAAGAAGAAATAGATGCCACAGATGCAGATATAGGGGAAGAAGGTGATAATTATTCAGGTAATCAAGATATGAAATCATTCCTTGCAGTAGAGAGCTTAAATGTTAGTGTGGCAGCAGGAGTTTTGCTTTATCATCTGGCTGGAAAGAATGTCCACCCTGTAACTGAGAAGCCTAGCATCTCTCCTGTGTAA
- the LOC123070650 gene encoding uncharacterized tRNA/rRNA methyltransferase slr0955 isoform X1, with the protein MLHSGLSKSQPIPLLAGASSPRRALLAGLLRAGYFSKSATSSPALRPSATRASTRAATTPRDPSRFGLGHRVSFSTAPDGSDSVGGGGRSLPWLAAGSVDSGVPTARASAGRSSSWESSADKFFSKGDQSARVETLEDSVSYKEGGIGGEENEPIDNPKWGRIKDKFRRNVARDEGSRDRGERFEKPDVRRWNKQEDRGERFDKPDVRRWSKQEDRGERFDKPDVRRWNKQEDRGERFDKPDVRRWNKQEDRGERFRGERFNQPDVRRWNKQEDRGRKTWKEVGESTVPKMVGEGVYGVGPVLAALTAGRREFYALYTQEGMDLSRSNKKKKDKRGIEKVLLMAETIGLKVIEASKHDLNMVVDNRPHQGLVLDASPLEMVNTKELERVRVHGGKAPVWIALDEVMDPQNLGAIIRSAYFFGAEGVVLCAKNSAPLSGVVSKASAGSLELIELLSCRNMMQFLSSSAENGWRVLGGTVAPKAIPLSEVTTGEPTILVLGSEGTGLRPLVERSCTHLVKIAGNADGFVVEEEIDATDADIGEEGDNYSGNQDMKSFLAVESLNVSVAAGVLLYHLAGKNVHPVTEKPSISPV; encoded by the coding sequence atgCTCCACTCCGGCCTCTCCAAGTCCCAGCCCATACCGCTCCTCGCGGGAGCGTCTTCGCCTCGCCGCGCCCTCCTCGCCGGTCTCCTCCGCGCCGGGTACTTCTCTAAGTCCGCTACCTCCTCACCTGCGCTTCGTCCGTCCGCCACCCGTGCGAGCACTAGGGCGGCGACTACGCCGCGAGATCCCTCGCGCTTCGGCCTGGGACATAGGGTCTCGTTCTCAACTGCACCAGATGGTTCTGAttcggtcggcggcggcgggaggtcgCTCCCTTGGCTAGCAGCGGGGAGCGTCGATAGCGGCGTCCCCACCGCAAGGGCTAGCGCCGGACGCTCCTCCTCGTGGGAGAGCTCCGCTGATAAGTTCTTCTCTAAAGGCGACCAAAGTGCGCGAGTAGAGACATTGGAAGATAGCGTTTCATACAAGGAGGGGGGAATTGGAGGGGAGGAGAATGAACCAATTGACAATCCCAAGTGGGGGCGGATTAAGGATAAGTTCCGGCGCAATGTGGCAAGGGATGAAGGGTCCCGTGACCGTGGTGAGAGGTTTGAAAAGCCGGATGTGAGGCGGTGGAACAAGCAAGAGGACCGTGGTGAGAGGTTTGACAAGCCGGATGTGAGGCGGTGGAGCAAGCAAGAGGACCGTGGTGAGAGGTTTGACAAGCCGGATGTGAGGCGGTGGAACAAGCAAGAGGACCGTGGTGAGAGGTTTGATAAGCCGGATGTGAGGCGGTGGAACAAGCAAGAGGATCGTGGTGAGAGGTTTAGAGGGGAGAGGTTCAACCAGCCAGATGTAAGGCGGTGGAACAAGCAAGAGGACCGGGGCAGGAAGACATGGAAGGAGGTAGGGGAATCGACAGTGCCAAAGATGGTTGGGGAGGGGGTTTACGGCGTTGGGCCGGTACTTGCCGCTCTCACGGCTGGGAGGAGGGAGTTTTATGCATTGTACACACAGGAAGGAATGGATTTGAGCAggagcaacaagaagaagaaggacaaaagggggattgaGAAGGTGCTGCTGATGGCAGAGACTATTGGGCTTAAAGTTATTGAGGCGTCAAAGCATGACCTCAACATGGTGGTGGATAACCGTCCACATCAAGGTCTGGTGCTTGATGCATCACCCTTGGAAATGGTGAATACTAAGGAGTTGGAACGAGTCAGGGTTCATGGTGGCAAGGCACCAGTCTGGATAGCTTTGGATGAGGTTATGGACCCTCAGAATTTGGGAGCCATAATTAGATCAGCCTACTTCTTTGGTGCGGAGGGTGTTGTCTTGTGCGCTAAGAACTCTGCTCCATTGAGTGGAGTAGTGAGCAAAGCTAGTGCAGGCTCGCTTGAGTTGATTGAGCTGCTTTCGTGTAGGAATATGATGCAGTTTCTGTCTTCATCAGCTGAAAATGGGTGGCGAGTTCTTGGTGGTACCGTCGCTCCAAAAGCTATACCTCTCTCTGAAGTTACCACAGGGGAGCCAACAATTCTGGTGTTGGGCAGTGAAGGCACCGGTCTGAGGCCCCTGGTTGAGCGCTCCTGCACACATTTGGTCAAAATTGCTGGTAATGCTGATGGATTTGTTGTAGAAGAAGAAATAGATGCCACAGATGCAGATATAGGGGAAGAAGGTGATAATTATTCAGGTAATCAAGATATGAAATCATTCCTTGCAGTAGAGAGCTTAAATGTTAGTGTGGCAGCAGGAGTTTTGCTTTATCATCTGGCTGGAAAGAATGTCCACCCTGTAACTGAGAAGCCTAGCATCTCTCCTGTGTAA